Part of the Toxotes jaculatrix isolate fToxJac2 chromosome 8, fToxJac2.pri, whole genome shotgun sequence genome is shown below.
GCATTGGGTCTTCCTTGCCTTTTTCAAATGTACATATTACTGATATTTTTCATATTGTGGTGTGTTACTCATTGACGATACCCAAACTGTTCAATGACTGACTCTTATCAAACtcaattatttttaaatattcaacaaATGGTGAAGGATTTATTgcatttattatatttagataTCCCTCCTGCTTTACCTGATGTCAGACTCACATAAGACACTTGGTGAATGTCTGGTGGATGTTAAAAGGGTTAAGAAAAACTAAACGTTTGTCATTAAATATCTCATCAATTCAATGTACTCACCATCAGCCCACATGTACAGgcaaacacatgctcacatgaCCACAGGTGCATGGATGCCCTCAAATCAGTCCACTGAGTGTGtgattatgtgtatgtgtgtgtgtgtgtttgtgtgctgatctCCCGTTTTGGCCATTTCATTATGCCAGCAGTGAGGATTACTGTGCTGATTGCATCCCTGTCCTCGTCCTGACAAATGCAccgtgtgtctgcatgtgtatgtgtatgtgggtgaCCTTCCTGTCCCTAATTCCACCAATGCcccttttgattttttttttttttttttaataaatatgtgGATTAACTTCAGTCACAGCAGAAACACCAGTGAGGATGAATGCATATCACTCATCCAGTAAGACACATTTaggataaaaatgttttattaattacaTATATAAACTTATCTTGTGATTGTAATACAAAAAGGCAGATTTCATGCATTTACAGgtgatgcattttattttagtgactgtgttttttctctggttttgctttttgtttttacatctgcTCAGCTGTTTAATTACTTGTTGTTTATGCTTAAACTTAtgacaatgacagaaaaatatatttaggAGGAAGAGGGTCACGCACAGTGGTTGCAGTTTGTGCAACTGCCCATTTTCACCTTTAGAGGGAGTTGAAGTACCATTAGgacttcttttcattttgggaACCGAGACTgaaatcagaaacagaaaaaccataACTGAAGAACCTGTTGTTGAGGGAAAATCAAAACCAACTCACAAATACCAGTGTCAATATGAAACAGTacatacaaaacaaaagctTGTGGCCTCAGTTACAGAAGATGCTGGAATCACTCCTTTGCATTCCTTTAAGGTCCTGGTCCATATTGACATGATGTCATGTCTGATCTGATGTGATGATTAAATCACATAATTTCTGCAGCTTTCTCAGCTGCACAATTTCCTGTTCCATCAAATCCCAAAGGGTTATATGGGATTCGGATCTGGTGAAGCGGAAGCCCACTGAAGTACACTGAACTTGTTGTCATGCTTCTGTTTGAGACGACTTTTGCTTTTTGGGACATTGAacattatcatgctggaagcTGCCagaagatggtaaattgtggccataaagggatgcacatggtcaacaacaatactcagataggctgcgacattcagaccatgattcATTGGTATTAAGGGGCCCAAAGTGAGCCAAggaaacattccccacacctttacagccaccaccaccagtctGGACTGTTGACTGTTGACTCCAGACAGGTTGGGTCCTGGGATTGAAGAGATATGGTCAAACTCTGCGTTTGCACATCATTAGGGCAATTATCAGGCTCAGAAGGACGGTGCTGGGGACCAGAAGGAGAGCTGCATACAGGAGCCACGGCTCTGGAAACTTCCCCTCACCTGACTCTGAGGAATACAAAACCACTGGTGTGAGGTGTTGTCCTAATTTAAGCACACATGTATACAGTATTGGATTTATTGCAATCATTTCTTCTGTAAATgcaaatttaaattttcttaaacaacagaagcagcagaaagcgAGCACTTGCGGGTGTTTGAGACAGACTCACCAGAGACAGGTTGACGTGgtgtgaaaatattcttttCAGCGTCTCCACCTTCTTCGCTTCTcgctgcagagaggaaaacatttaGATCAAACAAGTCTTTAATGTGACTTTTGTGATGGTATATACACAACCTGATATACATGATTTCTGGGCATTTTGAACTAGAGCAGCTTTGAAGTGAtattcactgacattttcacCTTTTAAGTTTTTAGTTGAGCCAATACACTGTGGAGACAAGTTTTTGTTCACGTGTGGGCTAGGACCAGAATCAACTGACAATTAAGTGAGTGTGCATCCTACTGAGTGACTCAAAAGAAAGGACTTTCCATCAAGAAAATAAGCTCACATCACAGACACAAgtctgtctaaaaaaaaaatgataataaaataattgtgCCAATATGAACACTAAAAAGGTTTTGCTTTCTACAGTCATTCATCCTGTTTATTCTGACCATTAAAAGATAACTTCCTAATATGCTTCTAATGCAATGTGATGTGTTGGGACACAAAATGCACAGTGCTCATTCCgttcaaaaatatatttagctAACTTTAACTGATGTTAACACGAAGTTTGAGCAgtctgagtgaaaaaaaaaaagaaaagaatatcaCCTGTACTACAGCCTAGCTCTTATTTCTTATCACTACCACTTGTTACCATGTAATAATAGATAAACTTTTTCAAAAATCAGCAGAAGCTGATGAGCGTCAGGATGTAATGTGCGTAAAAACTAGATCAAATGAGGGAGCTTCTTACTGGAAGGAAGGTAGTTGAAGATGTTTTTCGTTATAATATCGTCGTTCAGGTGCAGCTGACACTCATATTTTCCACCGCTCTGCAGAGAAATAGTCTGA
Proteins encoded:
- the LOC121185402 gene encoding uncharacterized protein LOC121185402 isoform X2; the encoded protein is MGLTTWIFLYFMVSGTYSRVAVHQPPVLTTALDTMIFNLTNNNESLLRCEVNVTREPGFVLSISHNGNKLQTVDLVPGDDVAALPYVTLSQTISLQSGGKYECQLHLNDDIITKNIFNYLPSTRSEEGGDAEKNIFTPRQPVSESGEGKFPEPWLLYAALLLVPSTVLLSLIIALMMCKRRV